A stretch of DNA from Halanaerobium saccharolyticum subsp. saccharolyticum DSM 6643:
GTCATATTAAAGAAACTATATTAGAGTATTTTGAGCAGAATGATTATCAGCAGTTTTTTGATCTGCTCAAAGATAATAATAATTTTTTGGCTGCCGAAGTATTGGCGAAAATTGATAAGCTAATTTTGAATTTTGATGATGAAAATCTAGCAGAGATTAAAGAACCATTTAATCAAAAACTAAATAAATATCTAGATAAAAAGCTTTCAGGAATAAATTTTGCAGAAATGATTAATTCTTATCTTGTAAATAACGAACTTGATTTGACAAGACTGCAGGATCAGCTTATTTCAAAGTTTGATCTAGGAAAAATTACAGCAGCCTTGGGGGGAGAATATAATTTTAATCTTAATTCAGCTCAGTTAAAAAAATTGCTTAAGAATAAAGAACTTTATCCCTTTTTGAAATTCATTATGCCGGAACTTTTAAATACAGAAATTGATTATAATTTAAAAGGAAAGCTAATAGAAATTTTAGAAACAAATTCTGGGTATTATCTTGATCAGGGACTGAATTTTATCAATCAGCAGCAGGAAAAAACAGCTCAGCTAATTAACTTCAAAAAAGATGAGATTATTGAGGCGGAAAAAGAGAAAAAAGGCGGGCTTTTAAAAAATACTATGATTTCAGGTGCCGTTTATATGGCTGATCTGGATGAATTTGTTGATTCCGTTACAGCAAGGGTTTTTGAACGTTTAGAAACGGAGTATTTTGTAGAAAAAAGGTCTAAGTTAGAAAATATGTATTTTAAACTGCTTGCTGAGACAAATGAGAGTGAATTTTTGAGTAGTGAAAAGATTAATTTAAGCCAGCTTTTAAGTAATTTCTTTGCTTCCAGGCAGGGATCTGATTTATTGACAGAAGTTCTTTACTTAAGTGAAGCTGAGATAAATGAGCTGCTGGAAGCAGGCTTGAGGGAGGAAAAAGAGGATTTATTTATCTTTGAGCTGGAAATAGAAGCAGATAAGATTGAGTATTTTATCAATCATCATTTAAAAATTGAACAGAAATTACAGCTTCTGCTTAAATTGAAAAATCTGATGGCAGAGGATTTAATTGAAGGGGAAGTAGAACAGCTTTTAAGTGAGGTAGAACTTAAAAGTTTTAACAGTGAACTCAGTCAGCTTTTTAAGAATAAAGAACTTATTTCTTTTGCACTAATAGATGATCAGCAGTTAAAAGAAATTTTAAATAATATTTCAGAGTTAATTAAAGAACCTGAGCTAAATGAACTCATTTTATCTCAGTCAGCAGCAGATATTGCTGGAGGAACTGAGTTGCTGTTAGAAAAAATGGACAGAGCCAGCTTAGAATATCTGCTTGAATTATTTATAGAAAGCGGAGTTGATAGCTTTAAGGCTAATTCGGAAGCTCTGCTTAAAAGTTTGGAGTTAAAGAAGTTGACAGCCGAAGAAATAAGCAAAATGAATCCAGCAGAGATTGAAGAGGTTTTTGACAGTTTTGCTGGCCGCTATTTTGCCCATCTTAAACAGTACGGGTGGTTTGGCGGGATCTTTGGTCTGCTGCAGCTTTTAATTAGGTCTTTGATTTAAACTGATAATTGGGAGATGAAAAAAATGAAAAATTTGAGTATAACAATCATTGCTTTTTTGTTATTATTAATCTTAGTTAATCTAAGTGTTGGAGCAGCTGAAGCAACAATAGCTGTGACTATTGTACCTCAGATAGAAATGTTAGAGGCCATTGCTGGAGAAAGAGTAGAAGTTATAGAGATGATTCCCAAAGGATTTAGTCCGGCTAATTACTCTCCTTCTCCATCAAAAATGAGAGCTTTTAGTGAAGCCAGCATCTATTTTTCGATTGGAGTCCCGGCAGATATGCAGAATATTTTACCACGGGCAGAAGAAAGATCTGATTTAGAAGTGGTAAAATTATTTGAAAGAATTGAAGCCAAATATCCCCACCGCTACTTTGGGGAAGAGGATGCTGATCATGGACACAGTCATGCTGGGGGCAGAGATCCTCACATCTGGTTATCTCCAGCCCGTACAAGTTATATGGTAGAAATTATGAGAGATGAATTAATAGAGCTTTTACCAGAATATGAAGCTGAATTTAAAGAAAATACAGATCAGTATTTAGAAAAACTAGCTGCAGTTGATCGGAAAAATAAAGAATTATTATCTTCATACAAAGGAGAGGCAATCTTAGTTTATCATCCTTCTTTTGGTTATTTTACCGAGCATTATGGATTAAAAATGCTGTCGATTGAAAAAGATGGTAAAGAACCTGGCCCACAGCATCTACAGGAAATTATAGAAAATGCTAAAGAACAGGGAATCCAAAATGTTTTTTATCAGGCGGAAATTGACAGTACTAAAACGAGGGCGGTAGCCGAAGAACTTGGTGGAGAAATTGTAAAACTTAATCCTTTAGCAGAAAATTATATTGAAAACTTAGAAAAAATGGCTGCAGAAATGGCCGCTGAGCTAGCAGGAAGAGATGGTCAGTAGTGGCTTATGCAGTTGAATTGAAAAATGTTTCAGTTAAATATGGTAATTTAGATGCTTTAAAAGATGTCAGTATTCAGGTTGAAGAAGGTTCTTTTTTAGGTATTATTGGACCTAATGGTGCTGGTAAAACTACTCTTTTAAAGGTTATTCTGGGTTTGATTAAGCCAGAGGGAGAGGTCAAGATTTTTGGCCGTCCTCTGAGTCAGGCAATTGATAAAATTGGTTATGTTCCACAGGTCTCTAATTTTGACCGCAGTTTTCCAATCAATGTTTTAGATGTTGTTTTAATGGCTAAACTTGGTGGGAAAGTTAGGTTTTTTCATCAATATCGAAAAGAGGATATTGAGCAGGCGGAATCTGTTTTGGATCAACTTAATCTATTGCATCTTAAGGAGAGGCAAATTGGTAAGCTTTCTGGAGGGCAGCTGCAGAGGGTTTTAATTGCCCGTGGATTGGCAGTTGAGCCAGAAATTTTGCTTTTAGATGAGCCAACAGCCAGTGTTGATGCTAGTTCAACCTCCCAAATTTATGAATTATTAAAAGAATTAAATAAGGAAAAAACAATTATTGTGGTAACTCATGATATGGCAGCAGTTTCTTCTTATTTTGATAGTTTGGCCTGTCTAAATGAAAAATTATATCATCATGGAGATAAACATCTGGACCAGGAAACAACTAAACAGGTTTTTGGCTGTCCGGTTGATTTAATTGCTCACGGTCATCCTCACCATGTATTTGCTCCTCACGGAGAGGAGGAAAATAATGATTGATGCAATTTTAAATTATCAATTTATGCAGAATGCTTTTTTTGCAGCGATACTGGCCAGTATTGTCTGTGGTTTGATTGGAACAATTATTGTAGAGAAGAAACTGGTGATGCTAAGTGGGGGTATTGCCCATACCTCATTTGGCGGAATTGGACTCGGCTATCTTTTGAATATTGAACCGATTTATGGAGCACTTGGATTTGCAGTTACTGCAGCTTTAGCAATTACTTCTATTCGGCGTAAAATTGGAACCGGCTCAGATACTTTAGTTGGAATGTTCTGGTCTTTAGGGATGGCGCTTGGAGTCTTATTTATTGGTTTTACACCCGGTTACCCCCCTGACATTTCTTCTTATTTATTCGGTGATATTTTAACAGTTCGCAGAATGGATGTCTGGCTGATGGGAGCATTAACTATCTTTATCTCGCTGGCGATCATCAGTCTTTTTAATTATTGGAAGGCGTATTTATTTGATGAAGAATTTTTGCGAGTGCTTGGAATTAAATCAACTTTATTAGAAAATTTTCTTTTCATCATGATAGCACTGGCAATAGTTATTTTAATTAGGGTTGTTGGTATAGTTCTTGTTATTGCTCTTTTAACAGCACCACCAGCAGCAGCAAGATTATATACTGATAACTTGAAGAAAATTATGGGACTGGCTATTATTTTTGGTCTAATATTTTCTTTTAGCGGTTTAACTTTTTCTTATTATTATGATCTGCCATCAGGGGCAGTGATCATTATTACTGCTGCTCTATTTTATTTTGGTTCGGTAGTAGTTAAGGGCCCAAATAAGTAGATTAAGATTATATTCTGGATTAAAATAATCTAGAAAAAATATTCTTTGTTAATTTAAAATTTGAAAAAAACTTAAAAAACAAAAAGTGAGTATTTTAAAGAAAAATCGTCTGTAATTAAGGCTCAGCTTTAAATTAGTCTAGAGATTAAAAATGAAATATTTGTTATTTACTGACAGATGTATTAAGATAAAAATAGTTAATTAAAAATTTAATAGTTTAAATAAGGGTTTCAGTCATTATTTTGGCGTTAATAGCGAAAATGATTGGTTGGATTAAAACGGGAAAGAGGTGAAAAACCTCTGCGGTCCCGCCGCCGTAAGGTTTAAAGAGTAATCAAAATTGCCACTGGGAAACTGGGAAGGCTGTTTTTTAATTGAACCGAGCCGGAAGACCTGCCTTTATTTATAAACACCATAAACTCACGGGTCATGAGGGGGTGTTAGAGCAGAAGTTTATTTAGATTTAGGAGAAATTATCTAATTTCAAATAAATTTTTGCAGCTAACTTATATTATTATCCCTTTCGTGCAGAACCTGTGCGGAGGGGATTTTTTAGTTTACATAGGTTTTGAAAATAAAGTCAGAAATAAGCAGGATAATTCAAATAAGCAGAGAAATAACTAAGTGCAAGGCGAACATAAGTTCGAAAAGGAGGAATTATGAATTTAGATTATATAAAAAAACGTGATGGAAAAAAAGTAGAATTCAAATCGGGAAAGATTGAAAATGCTGTAGCAAAAGCAGCTGCAGCTGTTGATCAGGCTGATCCTCAAATTGCTGCCGAGATAAC
This window harbors:
- a CDS encoding metal ABC transporter solute-binding protein, Zn/Mn family, yielding MKNLSITIIAFLLLLILVNLSVGAAEATIAVTIVPQIEMLEAIAGERVEVIEMIPKGFSPANYSPSPSKMRAFSEASIYFSIGVPADMQNILPRAEERSDLEVVKLFERIEAKYPHRYFGEEDADHGHSHAGGRDPHIWLSPARTSYMVEIMRDELIELLPEYEAEFKENTDQYLEKLAAVDRKNKELLSSYKGEAILVYHPSFGYFTEHYGLKMLSIEKDGKEPGPQHLQEIIENAKEQGIQNVFYQAEIDSTKTRAVAEELGGEIVKLNPLAENYIENLEKMAAEMAAELAGRDGQ
- a CDS encoding metal ABC transporter ATP-binding protein, with translation MAYAVELKNVSVKYGNLDALKDVSIQVEEGSFLGIIGPNGAGKTTLLKVILGLIKPEGEVKIFGRPLSQAIDKIGYVPQVSNFDRSFPINVLDVVLMAKLGGKVRFFHQYRKEDIEQAESVLDQLNLLHLKERQIGKLSGGQLQRVLIARGLAVEPEILLLDEPTASVDASSTSQIYELLKELNKEKTIIVVTHDMAAVSSYFDSLACLNEKLYHHGDKHLDQETTKQVFGCPVDLIAHGHPHHVFAPHGEEENND
- a CDS encoding metal ABC transporter permease translates to MIDAILNYQFMQNAFFAAILASIVCGLIGTIIVEKKLVMLSGGIAHTSFGGIGLGYLLNIEPIYGALGFAVTAALAITSIRRKIGTGSDTLVGMFWSLGMALGVLFIGFTPGYPPDISSYLFGDILTVRRMDVWLMGALTIFISLAIISLFNYWKAYLFDEEFLRVLGIKSTLLENFLFIMIALAIVILIRVVGIVLVIALLTAPPAAARLYTDNLKKIMGLAIIFGLIFSFSGLTFSYYYDLPSGAVIIITAALFYFGSVVVKGPNK